One window of Salminus brasiliensis chromosome 16, fSalBra1.hap2, whole genome shotgun sequence genomic DNA carries:
- the plppr1 gene encoding phospholipid phosphatase-related protein type 1, translating into MASNNTQRSYSIIPCFIFVELVIMAGTVLLAYYFECTNTFGIHIQGFFCNDADLMKPYPGAEENSFIPPLVLYCVVAAVPTAIIFIGEISMYVMKATREALIAQEKTIVTGECCYLNPLIRRIIRFIGVFAFGLFATDIFVNAGQVVTGNLAPYFLTVCKPNYTGMECRFNHQFISNGNICTGNQVVVERARRSFPSKDASLSVYSAVYVTMYITSTIKTKSSRLAKPVLCLGTLCAAFLTGLNRVSEYRNHCSDVIAGFILGSSVALFLGLCVVNNFKGAHSTPAKQKTEDYRGLPLMTFPRVESPLETLSAQNHSASMTEVT; encoded by the exons TTGGTTATCATGGCTGGTACGGTGCTGCTGGCTTACTACTTTGAGTGCACCAACACCTTCGGAATCCACATCCAGGGCTTCTTCTGCAACGATGCTGACCTGATGAAGCCGTACCCCGGTGCGGAGGAGAATAGCTTCATCCCTCCTCTTGTCCTTTACTGTGTGGTGGCTGCAGTTCCCACCGCCATC ATCTTCATTGGGGAGATCTCCATGTACGTAATGAAGGCTACCAGAGAGGCCCTCATTGCCCAGGAGAAAACCATCGTTACTGGGGAGTGCTGCTACCTGAATCCACTCATTCGCAGGATCATCAGGTTTATTg GTGTCTTCGCGTTTGGCCTGTTTGCGACAGACATCTTTGTGAATGCCGGTCAGGTGGTGACGGGCAATCTGGCACCCTACTTCCTCACCGTCTGCAAGCCAAATTACACAGGCATGGAATGCCGCTTCAACCACCAGTTCATCTCCAATGGCAACATCTGCACGGGGAACCaggtggtggtggagagagccaggagaTCTTTCCCTTCCAAAGACGCTTCACTCAGTGTCTACTCCGCTGTCTATGTCACT ATGTACATCACGAGCACCATCAAGACGAAGAGCAGTCGGCTGGCTAAGCCCGTGCTGTGCTTGGGGACGCTGTGTGCAGCTTTCCTCACCGGCCTCAACCGCGTGTCAGAGTACCGCAACCACTGCTCAGATGTCATTGCTGGCTTCATCCTGGGAAGCTCTGTGGCTCTTTTTCTG GGACTGTGTGTGGTGAATAACTTCAAAGGAGCCCACTCGACTCCTGCCAAACAGAAGACGGAGGATTACCGTGGCCTCCCGCTGATGACGTTTCCCCGTGTGGAGAGTCCTCTGGAGACCCTCAGCGCACAG AACCATTCGGCATCAATGACTGAAGTCACTTGA